In the Plectropomus leopardus isolate mb chromosome 5, YSFRI_Pleo_2.0, whole genome shotgun sequence genome, one interval contains:
- the LOC121943671 gene encoding gap junction delta-2 protein-like, translated as MGDWSILGRFLSEVQNHSTVIGKIWLTMLLIFRILLVALVGDAVYSDEQSKFTCNTQQPGCNNVCYDTFAPVSHLRFWVFQIVLVSTPSIFYIVFVLHKIAKDEKLDGQKAQVVAQRPPRQICGHMGKDGMEALRANMPTYCPHYREEWDARDREEVEQGSLGEDYGEVGEDPTQQSNQVLLIYILHVLLRSIMEITFLVGQYFLFGFEVPHLYRCETYPCPTRTDCFVSRATEKTIFLNFMFSISLGCFVLNIAELHYLGWVYIFRILCSACSTCCGQERDTVRLYSNHNPLLLQLRHSLRGQLVLQTPAAMVPEKTGGLLTHTPAISFETDSTVECTSKRSPESRDKVKVKLANMARLGRTKKSWI; from the coding sequence ATGGGTGACTGGTCCATACTTGGTCGCTTCCTGTCTGAGGTCCAAAACCACTCTACAGTGATAGGCAAGATCTGGCTCACTATGCTGCTCATTTTCCGTATCCTGCTGGTGGCCTTGGTGGGCGACGCGGTCTACAGTGACGAGCAGTCCAAGTTCACCTGTAACACCCAGCAGCCTGGATGCAACAACGTCTGTTACGACACCTTTGCTCCTGTTTCGCATCTACGCTTCTGGGTCTTCCAAATTGTCCTGGTCTCCACCCCGTCCATCttctacattgtttttgttctgcataAGATTGCCAAGGACGAGAAGCTGGATGGGCAAAAAGCACAGGTGGTAGCCCAGAGGCCTCCCAGGCAGATATGTGGGCACATGGGGAAGGATGGTATGGAGGCCCTGAGGGCCAACATGCCCACTTACTGTCCTCATTACAGGGAGGAATGGGATGCGAGGGACAGGGAAGAAGTAGAACAAGGCTCTCTGGGGGAGGATTATGGCGAAGTCGGAGAGGACCCCACCCAGCAGTCCAACCAGGTTCTGCTTATCTACATTCTTCATGTGTTACTAAGATCTATCATGGAGATCACCTTCCTGGTGGGCCAGTACTTCTTGTTTGGATTCGAGGTGCCTCATCTGTACCGTTGTGAGACCTACCCCTGCCCCACTCGTACGGACTGCTTTGTGTCACGTGCCACGGAGAAAACCATCTTCTTGAACTTCATGTTCAGCATCAGCCTGGGCTGCTTCGTGCTCAATATAGCAGAGCTCCACTACCTGGGCTGGGTCTACATTTTCCGTATCCTCTGCTCAGCCTGCTCCACCTGCTGCGGTCAGGAGAGGGACACCGTCAGACTGTACTCAAACCACAACcccctcctgctgcagctcagacACTCCCTGAGGGGTCAGCTGGTTCTGCAGACCCCTGCAGCCATGGTCCCAGAGAAGACTGGGGGTCTGCTCACACATACCCCGGCCATCTCCTTTGAGACAGACTCAACTGTGGAGTGTACCTCCAAGAGAAGTCCAGAGAGCAGAGACAAAGTGAAGGTCAAGCTGGCCAACATGGCCAGGCTGGGACGGACTAAGAAATCTTGGATTTGA